A DNA window from Arachis duranensis cultivar V14167 chromosome 3, aradu.V14167.gnm2.J7QH, whole genome shotgun sequence contains the following coding sequences:
- the LOC107476757 gene encoding flowering time control protein FPA, producing MPRPAKSVRPSHEGSAAARDSDEPSNNLWVGNLAPDVTDADLMDLFAQYGALDSVTSYSARSYAFVYFKRVEDAKAAKNALQGFSLRGNSLKIEFARPAKPCKQLWVGGISPAVTKEELEAEFRKFGKIEDFKFFRDRNTACIEFFNLDDATQAMKVMNGKRLGGEHIRVDFLRSHSTRKDQSSDYGQFQGKGYGHTDPYTGQKRPLHSQPPMGRKSDSQPSNILWIGYPPAIQIDEQMLHNAMILFGEIERIKSFPSRNYSLVEFRSVDEARRAKEGLQGRLFNDPRITIMYSSNESGKDYPGLYAGSGPRTDAFMNDHPFRPLQMDSFGHNRPVVPNNFPGQLPPGGILGPNAQMRPFGPQGSLEPLISGPEFNEMGMHHKFQDGSSKGNMGPNRKRPSPPAPGMLSPSPASGVRLPSRSASGGWDVLDINHIPRESKRMRLDGTMPVDDVPYPLRNVDDRVLGMDQTYGLDPVSTRLGAGVLGAAQPDADHIWRGIIAKGGTPVCQARCVPIGKGIAAELPEVVDCSARTGLDILTKHYADAIGFDIVFFLPDSEEDFASYTEFLRYLSAKNRAGVAKFADNTTLFLVPPSDFLTKVLKVTGPERLYGVVLKFPPVPGNTPMQQSSHLPIPSSQYMQQIPPSQAEYGLISAKEEPVLPTDYNRLLHDESKLPPKPVYPATSGPPSLQAGPPDYPTGSMSQAGVGLTPELIAALTNLIPGTTQSSTIDGAKSAVGSSTVRPPFPPVAPNDGNQSHLWKQDHQIVDQSVHPPQNLGSMYNIHNAHYQPYPPQSAPGFPNQVVPGSSHIQDTAAGLQQQGAVSSRQMTNYMIPSHSGQVAAPTHVSQQYQVEASPGNQGGYGVLQGTDASGLYNSQAFQQPNNSVAASTQVQSVNPSQQHGVLPYTLDQVNADPNSQQHPLYGVGQGSTEVEADKNQRYQSTLQFAANLLFQIQQQQQQQPPGGHGSGIQ from the exons ATGCCGCGTCCGGCGAAATCAGTGAGGCCGTCGCACGAAGGAAGCGCCGCCGCCAGGGATTCCGACGAACCTTCCAACAACCTCTGGGTTGGGAATCTAGCGCCGGACGTAACCGACGCTGATCTGATGGACCTGTTCGCGCAGTACGGCGCCCTCGACAGTGTCACCTCTTACTCGGCGCGTAGCTACGCCTTCGTGTACTTCAAGCGCGTGGAGGACGCTAAGGCCGCGAAGAACGCTCTCCAAGGGTTCTCCCTCCGCGGCAATTCCTTGAAAATCGAGTTTGCTAGACCG GCAAAGCCATGTAAACAGCTTTGGGTGGGTGGTATTAGCCCAGCTGTGACAAAGGAAGAATTAGAAGCCGAATTTCGTAAATTTGGTAAAATTGAGGATTTTAAGTTTTTCAGGGACCGAAATACTGCATGTATTGAATTTTTCAATCTGGATGATGCCACTCAGGCAATGAAAGTCATGAATGGGAAACGTTTAGGTGGTGAACACATTCGTGTAGACTTCCTTCGATCACATTCTACAAGAAAA GATCAGTCGTCTGATTATGGACAGTTTCAAGGAAAAGGCTATGGGCATACTGATCCCTACACTGGACAAAAAAGACCTCTG CATTCACAACCCCCAATGGGAAGGAAAAGTGATAGTCAACCCAGTAATATTTTGTGGATTGGCTATCCTCCTGCCATTCAGATTGACGAGCAAATGCTCCACAATGCCATGATTTTATTTGGagaaattgagagaatcaagaGTTTTCCTTCAAGGAACTATTCATTAGTTGAATTTAGAAGTGTTGATGAAGCTCGGCGTGCAAAAGAGGGTCTTCAAGGACGCCTTTTTAATGACCCTCGAATAACAATTATGTATTCAAGCAATGAGTCTGGAAAAGATTACCCTGGCTTATATGCTGGTAGCGGTCCAAGAACTGACGCGTTCATGAATGACCATCCATTTCGACCATTGCAAATGGATTCATTTGGTCATAATCGTCCAGTGGTTCCAAATAATTTTCCTGGACAGTTGCCACCTGGAGGTATTCTTGGACCAAATGCACAAATGCGGCCGTTTGGTCCTCAAGGGAGTCTTGAACCTCTTATTTCTGGTCCCGAGTTTAATGAAATGGGCATGCACCACAAATTTCAGGATGGTAGTTCCAAGGGTAACATGGGTCCAAACAGGAAAAGGCCTTCTCCTCCTGCCCCAGGGATGCTTTCTCCTTCTCCTGCATCAGGTGTCAGGCTCCCTTCAAGATCAGCTTCCGGTGGATGGGATGTACTTGACATAAACCATATTCCAAGGGAGTCTAAACGTATGAGATTAGATGGTACTATGCCTGTTGATGATGTTCCGTATCCTTTAAGGAATGTAGATGATCGTGTGTTAGGTATGGACCAAACATATGGTCTTGATCCGGTGAGCACAAGGTTGGGAGCTGGAGTACTTGGTGCTGCACAACCTGATGCTGATCATATATGGCGTGGAATCATTGCAAAGGGAGGGACTCCGGTTTGTCAAGCTAGATGTGTCCCTATTGGGAAGGGGATAGCTGCTGAGCT TCCCGAGGTGGTTGATTGCTCAGCTAGGACGGGATTGGATATACTCACAAAACACTATGCTGATGCTATTGGTTTTGACATTGTTTTCTTTTTGCCAGATAGCGAAGAGGATTTTGCTTCCTACACTGAATTCCTTCGCTATCTTAGTGCAAAAAACCGTGCGGGTGTTGCAAAATTTGCTGATAATACCACATTATTCTTGGTACCCCCTTCTGATTTCCTGACAAAAGTTTTGAAGGTCACTGGACCTGAACGTCTATATGGTGTGGTTCTTAAGTTTCCTCCAGTTCCAGGTAATACTCCAATGCAGCAGTCTTCACATTTGCCTATACCATCAAGTCAGTATATGCAGCAGATTCCTCCTTCACAAGCTGAGTATGGATTGATTTCTGCAAAGGAAGAACCAGTTTTGCCAACAGATTATAACAGACTGTTGCATGATGAGTCTAAACTTCCTCCTAAACCAGTCTATCCGGCCACTAGTGGTCCCCCCTCACTTCAGGCTGGGCCTCCGGATTATCCTACTGGTTCCATGTCCCAAGCTGGTGTTGGATTAACTCCGGAGCTTATTGCAgctttaactaatttaatcccTGGAACAACTCAATCATCGACAATTGATGGTGCCAAGTCAGCAGTAGGCTCCTCGACTGTGAGGCCTCCATTTCCCCCTGTTGCACCTAATGATGGTAACCAATCTCATTTATGGAAACAGGACCATCAAATTGTTGATCAGTCTGTTCATCCTCCTCAAAATTTGGGGAGTATGTATAACATTCACAATGCTCACTATCAGCCTTATCCACCACAATCTGCTCCTGGCTTCCCTAATCAAGTGGTCCCTGGCAGTTCGCATATTCAAGACACTGCTGCTGGTCTGCAGCAGCAGGGTGCTGTTTCGTCTAGACAGATGACTAATTACATGATACCTTCTCATAGTGGACAGGTAGCTGCACCCACCCATGTCAGTCAGCAGTATCAGGTTGAAGCCTCCCCTGGCAACCAGGGAGGATATGGAGTGCTTCAAGGGACAGATGCCTCTGGTTTATATAATTCTCAGGCTTTCCAACAGCCAAATAATTCAGTTGCTGCATCCACTCAAGTTCAGAGTGTTAATCCATCACAGCAACATGGTGTCCTGCCATATACACTGGACCAAGTAAATGCTGACCCTAACAGTCAGCAACATCCTCTCTATGGAGTTGGTCAGGGCTCAACAGAAGTCGAGGCCGATAAGAACCAAAGGTACCAATCAACGCTACAGTTTGCTGCCAATCTTCTCTTCCAAAtacagcagcagcagcaacagcaACCCCCTGGAGGACATGGATCAGGAATTCAATAA
- the LOC107477060 gene encoding uncharacterized protein LOC107477060 yields MRRDQRSPKQDPILSSQYIVCEGRYNCRFEALDRTLRNLMSVTDQHKTHKPFGGKIVVLGSDFRQILPVIPKGSRHDILASAINSSQLWSFCKVLKLHKNMRLLMSSSDQDEGEMKRFANWILDVGNGNIISVVGDESEVEIPDDLLITTTDDPLSHLVDFAYPNLLQNMDGKGVFEL; encoded by the exons ATGAGGAGAGATCAGAGAAGTCCAAAACAGGATCCAATTTTGAGTTCTCAATATATTGTATGTGAGGGAAGGTACAACTGCCGTTTTGAAGCACTTGATCGGACGCTCAGGAATCTTATGTCAGTTACCGATCAACATAAGACACATAAACCATTTGGTGGTAAGATTGTTGTTCTAGGAAGTGATTTCAGACAGATACTTCCGGTGATTCCGAAAGGAAGTAGACACGATATATTAGCATCCGCTATTAACTCATCCCAGCTGTGGTCATTTTGTAAGGTTCTGAAATTGCATAAGAATATGAGGCTTCTAATGTCTTCTTCGGATCAAGATGAAGGTGAAATGAAGAGATTTGCTAATTGGATACTTGATGTTGGAAATGGAAATATTATCTCTGTTGTTGGTGATGAATCAGAAGTTGAAATTCCAGATGATCTATTGATTACAACTACTGATGATCCTCTCTCTCATTTGGTAGACTTTGCATATCCAAATTTGTTGCAAAACAT GGATGGAAAAGGAGTATTTGAGCTCTGA